One stretch of Streptomyces sp. 135 DNA includes these proteins:
- a CDS encoding small ribosomal subunit Rsm22 family protein, which translates to MNDSPAETLSGALARALDGVPPTQAAQAVERLIGSYRGRTPTDAPILRDRADVAAYAAYRMPATFEAVRSALAALADAAPEGWAPGSQVDVGGGTGAAIWAAAATWDGVRPVTVLDWAEPALALGRELAEAAPQLSSVQWRRERIGASLAIDDTDLVTVSYVLKELTEADRRSVVDAAAAAATQAVVIVEPGTPDGYARIIEARDRLIAAGYRVAAPCPHSAACPIEPGTDWCHFSARVSRSSLHRQVKGGSLAYEDEKFSYVAATRFDPVPPVDRVIRRPQIRKGQVLLDLCGAEERLRRETVTKRHGPLYRAARDTDWGDAWPPRSEG; encoded by the coding sequence CTGAACGACTCCCCGGCCGAAACCCTGAGCGGCGCCCTCGCGAGGGCGCTGGACGGGGTGCCGCCCACGCAGGCCGCGCAGGCCGTCGAGCGGCTGATCGGCAGCTATCGGGGACGCACCCCGACCGACGCGCCGATCCTGCGGGACCGCGCGGACGTCGCCGCGTACGCCGCCTACCGCATGCCCGCCACCTTCGAGGCCGTGCGGTCCGCCCTCGCCGCCCTCGCGGACGCGGCGCCCGAGGGATGGGCGCCGGGCAGCCAGGTGGACGTCGGCGGCGGGACCGGCGCGGCGATCTGGGCCGCCGCGGCCACCTGGGACGGCGTACGCCCCGTCACGGTCCTCGACTGGGCCGAGCCTGCGCTCGCCCTCGGCCGTGAACTCGCCGAAGCCGCACCGCAGTTGAGTTCCGTACAGTGGCGGCGGGAACGCATCGGGGCGTCCCTCGCCATCGACGACACCGACCTCGTCACCGTGTCGTATGTCCTGAAGGAGTTGACGGAGGCCGACCGGCGCTCCGTCGTCGACGCGGCGGCCGCCGCGGCCACGCAGGCCGTCGTCATCGTCGAGCCGGGCACCCCCGACGGCTACGCGCGCATCATCGAGGCGCGTGACCGGCTGATCGCGGCGGGATACCGCGTCGCCGCACCCTGCCCGCACAGCGCGGCGTGCCCCATCGAGCCCGGCACGGACTGGTGCCACTTCTCGGCGCGCGTCAGCAGGTCGTCCCTGCACCGCCAGGTCAAGGGCGGCTCACTGGCGTACGAGGACGAGAAGTTCAGCTACGTCGCGGCGACCCGCTTCGACCCGGTCCCGCCGGTGGACCGCGTCATCCGCCGGCCGCAGATCCGCAAGGGGCAGGTGCTCCTCGACCTGTGCGGGGCCGAGGAGCGGCTGCGCAGGGAGACCGTGACCAAGCGCCACGGCCCCCTCTACCGCGCGGCACGCGACACGGACTGGGGCGACGCGTGGCCGCCCCGGTCCGAAGGGTGA
- a CDS encoding serine hydrolase domain-containing protein: MPPLAARAHGGGGPLSAPRLLRTGTPDRAGLDPDEIGRLVAEVRELPRGERPWCAGAVVIVGRGPVIAAEAAAGRAVRYASYDPTTDAGVELPHEWQVPMRTDTPFDLASLTKLFTTVAAVQQLERGTLGIDALVGAYVPEFRAAAEHGITVRQLLTHTSGLRPELPLYDCPDDASRLAALCAEAPVTEPGEYVYSDLNMLLLQHVLERLTHRPLDALVREGITRPLGMTATGFGPRPDAAATEDQRKPWAKADRGMLRGVVHDENAWALGGVAGHAGLFSTARDLAVFCRTLLCGGSYGRARILGPDFVELLFTGSGLGFAIDQPWFMGELAGRGAAGHTGFTGTSLVIDAATDTFLILLANTVHPRRRPPDSGPRAAAATRLARAAAP; this comes from the coding sequence GTGCCGCCCCTGGCAGCACGGGCCCACGGAGGAGGCGGACCACTGAGCGCACCACGGCTCCTGCGCACCGGCACCCCGGACCGCGCGGGCCTCGACCCGGACGAGATCGGCCGCCTCGTCGCCGAGGTGCGCGAGCTGCCGCGCGGGGAGCGGCCCTGGTGCGCGGGCGCCGTGGTGATCGTGGGCCGCGGCCCCGTGATCGCGGCCGAGGCCGCCGCGGGCCGGGCGGTGCGCTACGCCTCGTACGACCCGACGACCGACGCGGGCGTCGAGCTGCCGCACGAGTGGCAGGTGCCGATGCGCACCGACACGCCCTTCGACCTGGCCTCGCTCACCAAGCTCTTCACCACCGTCGCCGCCGTGCAGCAGCTGGAGCGCGGCACGCTCGGCATCGACGCGCTGGTCGGGGCGTACGTCCCCGAGTTCCGGGCCGCCGCCGAGCACGGCATCACGGTGCGACAACTGCTCACGCACACCTCGGGTCTGCGCCCCGAACTCCCTCTGTACGACTGTCCGGACGACGCCTCGCGCCTCGCGGCCCTGTGTGCCGAGGCGCCGGTCACCGAGCCCGGCGAGTACGTCTACTCCGACCTGAACATGCTGCTGCTCCAGCACGTCCTGGAGCGCCTCACCCACCGCCCCCTGGACGCCCTCGTACGCGAGGGCATCACCCGGCCGCTCGGCATGACGGCGACCGGCTTCGGGCCCCGCCCGGACGCCGCCGCGACCGAGGACCAGCGCAAGCCGTGGGCGAAGGCCGACCGGGGGATGCTGCGGGGTGTCGTCCACGACGAGAACGCGTGGGCGCTCGGTGGCGTGGCCGGGCACGCGGGCCTCTTCTCCACGGCCCGCGACCTGGCGGTGTTCTGCCGCACCCTGCTGTGCGGCGGCTCCTACGGCAGGGCCCGCATCCTCGGCCCCGACTTCGTGGAGCTGCTGTTCACCGGCTCCGGCCTGGGCTTCGCCATCGACCAGCCGTGGTTCATGGGGGAACTGGCGGGCCGCGGCGCGGCCGGCCACACGGGCTTCACGGGAACGTCCCTGGTCATCGACGCGGCGACCGACACGTTCCTGATCCTCCTGGCCAACACGGTGCACCCGCGGCGCAGGCCCCCGGACAGCGGCCCCCGCGCGGCCGCGGCCACGAGGCTTGCGCGCGCGGCGGCCCCGTAA
- a CDS encoding Bcr/CflA family multidrug efflux MFS transporter — MPERGQTTEHQIPKAAEPKGTAALRRTGALVTLVLGGLTAVPPLSMDMYLPALPEVTDALHAPAATVQLTLTACLMGMALGQLVVGPMSDKWGRRRPLLIGLLVYILATAICAFAPTAELLIGFRLLQGLAGAAGIVIARAIVRDLYDGVEMARFFSTLMLISGVAPVVAPLIGGQVLRFTDWRGIFVVLTGVGIALTLLVWRRLPETLAPEKRHSGGTVEALRTMRSLLTDRVFTGYMIAGGFAFAALFAYISASPFVIQEIYGASPQTFSLLFGVNSVGLIAVGQINGKVLVGRVSLNKALAFGLTTITVAATALLLMTAGVFGEVGLLPVAAGLFVLMSAMGLAMPNTQSLALTRTPHAAGSASALLGTTSFLIGAIASPLVGIAGEDTAVPMAVVQLVCALAAIACFVGLCRPWQHGPTEEADH; from the coding sequence ATGCCTGAGCGCGGGCAGACCACGGAACACCAGATACCGAAGGCGGCGGAGCCCAAGGGCACCGCCGCCCTCCGCCGCACCGGGGCCCTGGTCACCCTCGTACTCGGCGGCCTCACCGCCGTCCCCCCGCTCTCCATGGACATGTACCTCCCGGCCCTGCCGGAGGTCACCGACGCCCTGCACGCCCCGGCCGCCACCGTCCAGCTGACCCTGACCGCCTGCCTGATGGGCATGGCACTCGGACAGCTCGTCGTCGGCCCGATGAGCGACAAGTGGGGGCGCCGCCGCCCGCTCCTCATCGGTCTGCTCGTCTACATCCTCGCCACCGCCATCTGCGCCTTCGCGCCCACCGCGGAGCTCCTCATCGGCTTCCGCCTCCTCCAGGGCCTCGCAGGGGCGGCCGGTATCGTCATCGCCCGCGCGATCGTCCGCGACCTGTACGACGGCGTGGAGATGGCCCGCTTCTTCTCCACCCTGATGCTGATCTCCGGCGTCGCCCCCGTCGTCGCGCCCCTCATCGGCGGCCAGGTCCTGCGCTTCACCGACTGGCGCGGCATCTTCGTCGTCCTCACGGGCGTCGGCATCGCGCTGACCCTCCTGGTGTGGCGGCGCCTGCCCGAGACCCTCGCCCCCGAGAAGCGGCACAGCGGCGGCACGGTGGAGGCGCTGCGCACGATGAGGTCGCTGCTGACCGACCGCGTCTTCACCGGCTACATGATCGCGGGCGGCTTCGCGTTCGCCGCGCTCTTCGCGTACATCTCCGCCTCGCCCTTCGTGATCCAGGAGATCTACGGCGCCTCCCCGCAGACCTTCAGCCTCCTCTTCGGCGTCAACTCCGTCGGACTGATCGCCGTCGGCCAGATCAACGGCAAGGTCCTCGTCGGCCGCGTGAGCCTCAACAAGGCGCTCGCGTTCGGCCTGACGACCATCACCGTCGCCGCGACCGCGCTGCTGCTCATGACGGCCGGCGTCTTCGGCGAAGTCGGCCTGCTCCCCGTCGCCGCCGGGCTGTTCGTCCTGATGTCGGCGATGGGCCTGGCCATGCCCAACACCCAGTCCCTGGCCCTCACCCGCACGCCCCACGCGGCCGGTTCCGCTTCCGCGCTCCTCGGCACCACCTCCTTCCTCATCGGCGCGATCGCCTCGCCGCTCGTGGGCATCGCGGGCGAGGACACGGCCGTCCCGATGGCCGTCGTCCAGCTGGTCTGCGCGCTGGCGGCCATCGCGTGCTTCGTGGGACTGTGCCGCCCCTGGCAGCACGGGCCCACGGAGGAGGCGGACCACTGA
- a CDS encoding ricin-type beta-trefoil lectin domain protein: MRIHRLASTVLIGLAALAFTLPAPAPSAGGAQCRDTTLVGVAHQDDDLLFINPAVAEDFDRGSCLRVVYVTAGDAHLEWAGGYVGRRERGVQQAYSALAGRPMRPGEPTPWQVSPVRAGGRTVHGVRLDNGPLRPDIRLLFLRLPDGGWREEASRRRSLLALFQSRVRSLRAVDGSARYTEAALIATLAALIELFRPGTVRTLDFANTALRSSGERWADHNDHAVTGRYLRLAALRARPQGRPPRLRGYEGYGTAVRPPNLDAARAARKAAVFAHYYIHDERRGNSCPGHYCAPTRKVAPQYERWLERSYARPVPDPRPGTVVSWIGSTATGFTTSDLCLTRDRGTVRSAPCNGTVRQRWRLTDGVLRAERTWSGDVGPRCVHVAGRGVVLASCARAPARWTITPRGQLRTGEGCLTQDDLLRPRPGLRLAACAAEDPGQRWFTRFR; the protein is encoded by the coding sequence ATGCGCATACACAGGCTGGCGTCGACTGTGCTCATCGGCCTCGCCGCCCTGGCCTTCACCCTGCCCGCGCCGGCCCCGTCGGCCGGTGGCGCCCAGTGCCGTGACACGACGCTGGTCGGGGTGGCGCACCAGGACGACGACCTGCTGTTCATCAATCCGGCGGTCGCCGAGGACTTCGACCGGGGCAGCTGCCTGCGCGTCGTGTACGTGACGGCGGGGGACGCCCATCTGGAGTGGGCGGGCGGGTATGTCGGCCGCCGGGAGAGGGGCGTGCAGCAGGCGTACAGCGCTCTCGCCGGGCGGCCGATGCGCCCCGGGGAGCCGACCCCCTGGCAGGTTTCCCCGGTGCGGGCCGGCGGGCGGACCGTGCACGGTGTGCGCCTGGACAACGGCCCGCTGCGGCCCGACATCCGGCTGCTGTTCCTGCGGCTGCCCGACGGCGGCTGGCGCGAAGAGGCGTCGCGGCGCCGGAGCCTGCTGGCCCTCTTCCAGTCCAGGGTCCGCTCGCTCCGCGCCGTGGACGGCTCCGCCCGGTACACGGAAGCGGCGCTGATCGCCACGCTGGCCGCTCTCATCGAGCTCTTCCGGCCGGGCACCGTCCGCACGCTGGACTTCGCCAACACCGCGCTGAGGTCGTCCGGCGAGAGGTGGGCCGACCACAACGACCACGCGGTCACCGGCCGGTATCTCCGCCTGGCGGCCCTCAGAGCGCGTCCGCAGGGGCGGCCGCCGCGCCTGAGGGGATACGAGGGGTACGGGACCGCCGTGCGCCCGCCCAATCTCGACGCCGCCCGAGCCGCCCGCAAGGCCGCCGTGTTCGCGCACTACTACATCCATGACGAGCGGCGGGGGAACAGCTGCCCGGGGCATTACTGCGCGCCCACCAGGAAGGTGGCGCCCCAGTACGAGCGCTGGCTGGAGCGGAGCTACGCGCGCCCGGTGCCCGATCCCCGTCCCGGCACCGTCGTCTCCTGGATCGGCTCCACGGCCACCGGCTTCACCACGTCCGATCTCTGTCTGACGCGGGACCGGGGCACGGTCCGCTCCGCCCCGTGCAACGGCACGGTCCGCCAGCGCTGGCGTCTCACGGACGGCGTTCTGCGGGCGGAGAGAACGTGGAGCGGTGACGTCGGCCCTCGCTGCGTACACGTCGCGGGCCGGGGCGTCGTGCTCGCCTCCTGCGCCCGCGCCCCGGCCCGGTGGACGATCACGCCGCGCGGGCAGTTGCGCACCGGCGAGGGGTGTCTGACCCAGGACGACCTGCTGCGGCCGCGCCCGGGTCTGCGGCTGGCCGCGTGCGCCGCGGAAGATCCGGGGCAGCGCTGGTTCACCCGGTTCCGGTGA
- a CDS encoding glycosyltransferase family 4 protein has product MKISFLLQNAYGIGGTVRATFNCAGALAERHDVEIVSVWRTHDRPCLPLSGEVRLRPLIDRRPNAPRNDLGSALLGTPSALVPPFEARGAGFDGLTDRRVARFLGRTDADVVVATRPGLVIYLAAFGRRHYLRVGQEHRVYGTHEPGIRAAQDTAIAALDAHTTITEADAVTHRRRLAATGTPIVAVPNASPPPLLTTAPGGEAPLVIAGGRLIPVKRYHLLVEAFAAVAAAHPRWKLRIYGRGPKHGALRARIDELGLSDHVFLMGANPSLATEWAKGAIAAVTSREESFGMTIVEAMGCGTPVVATDCPHGPAEIIRDGEDGLLVRSGDRDAVAGGLLRLIEDDGLRRAMGSAARRSAERYAPENIARRYEELFEGLRATAPPAPVPLDRRVVAGAGRARAAARQALRRTVHRARRWRSAGPGPLRPTSTCAVDAAGDLVVRLDRAGLPGGAFTLTATLRGSDGRGCHLVEMPLRRPESDEAPWTAVLERRALPLAEGRWDLHVVRSDDGARRRVASSAVEQQSLLSLEPPPGAPFSWWIPYATVKDNLSVRTWHRPAHAEASALTTDAASCTVEGTLHSARFVPGRRPRLLAVPRHDPSAAFETEVATLGADRFRFRLAYSRALEACGGEAATLDLALRLSPGAEPVRVARVIGDVVDRRRTDVYPAAEVPGPRDGAAASVRPRFTAANDLSLVVRTGPADTGAYAGRSPGSPASVTKDAAVLMGAPGVVTDETVLKSARAD; this is encoded by the coding sequence ATGAAAATCTCCTTTCTGCTGCAGAACGCCTACGGGATCGGTGGCACCGTCCGCGCCACCTTCAACTGTGCCGGTGCCCTCGCCGAGCGCCATGACGTCGAGATCGTCAGCGTCTGGCGCACGCACGACAGGCCCTGTCTGCCGCTCAGCGGAGAGGTCCGGCTGCGGCCGCTGATCGACAGACGCCCGAACGCGCCCCGCAACGACCTCGGCAGCGCGCTGCTCGGCACCCCGAGCGCGCTGGTCCCCCCGTTCGAGGCGCGCGGGGCCGGCTTCGACGGCCTCACCGACCGGCGGGTGGCGCGGTTCCTCGGCCGTACCGACGCCGACGTGGTGGTGGCCACCAGGCCCGGCCTGGTGATCTACCTGGCCGCGTTCGGCCGCCGCCACTACCTGCGGGTCGGTCAGGAGCACCGGGTCTACGGCACGCACGAGCCCGGGATCCGCGCCGCCCAGGACACCGCCATCGCCGCGCTGGACGCGCACACCACCATCACGGAGGCGGACGCCGTCACGCACCGCAGGCGCCTCGCGGCCACGGGCACCCCGATCGTGGCCGTCCCCAACGCCTCGCCGCCGCCCCTGCTCACCACCGCGCCGGGCGGCGAGGCACCGCTCGTCATCGCGGGCGGGCGCCTCATCCCGGTGAAGCGGTACCACCTCCTCGTGGAGGCCTTCGCCGCGGTGGCCGCCGCGCACCCGCGGTGGAAGCTGCGGATCTACGGCCGCGGCCCCAAGCACGGCGCGCTGCGCGCCCGCATCGACGAACTCGGCCTGAGCGACCACGTCTTCCTGATGGGCGCCAACCCGTCCCTCGCCACGGAGTGGGCCAAGGGGGCGATCGCCGCCGTCACCTCACGCGAGGAGTCGTTCGGCATGACCATCGTGGAGGCCATGGGGTGCGGCACCCCCGTGGTGGCCACCGACTGCCCGCACGGGCCCGCCGAGATCATCCGGGACGGCGAGGACGGTCTGCTCGTCCGCTCGGGCGACCGCGACGCCGTGGCCGGGGGCCTGCTGAGGCTCATCGAGGACGACGGGCTGCGGCGGGCCATGGGCAGCGCCGCCCGGCGCAGCGCCGAGCGGTACGCGCCGGAGAACATCGCCCGGCGCTACGAGGAACTGTTCGAAGGTCTGCGCGCCACCGCCCCGCCCGCCCCGGTCCCGCTCGACCGCCGTGTGGTGGCCGGTGCCGGGCGTGCCCGCGCCGCCGCCCGGCAGGCCCTGCGCCGGACCGTCCACCGGGCCCGGCGGTGGCGCTCGGCGGGCCCCGGCCCACTGCGTCCGACGTCCACCTGCGCGGTCGACGCGGCGGGCGATCTCGTCGTACGGCTGGACCGGGCCGGGCTGCCCGGCGGCGCGTTCACGCTGACGGCGACGTTGCGGGGGTCGGACGGCCGGGGCTGCCATCTGGTCGAGATGCCGCTGCGGCGGCCCGAGAGCGACGAGGCGCCGTGGACGGCCGTGCTGGAGCGCCGGGCCCTGCCGCTCGCGGAAGGCCGCTGGGATCTCCATGTCGTCCGCTCGGACGACGGGGCGCGGCGCCGTGTCGCCTCATCGGCGGTCGAACAGCAGAGCCTGCTCAGCCTGGAGCCGCCGCCGGGAGCGCCGTTCAGCTGGTGGATTCCGTACGCGACCGTCAAGGACAACCTCTCCGTACGGACCTGGCACCGCCCCGCGCACGCGGAGGCGAGCGCCCTGACCACCGACGCGGCGTCGTGCACGGTCGAAGGCACGCTGCACAGCGCGCGGTTCGTGCCGGGGCGGCGTCCCCGTCTCCTCGCCGTCCCGCGCCACGACCCGTCCGCCGCCTTCGAGACCGAGGTGGCGACGCTCGGCGCGGACCGCTTCCGCTTCCGTCTGGCGTACTCCCGTGCGCTGGAGGCCTGCGGCGGCGAAGCGGCGACCTTGGACCTGGCGCTGCGGCTGTCCCCCGGGGCCGAGCCGGTCCGCGTGGCGCGCGTCATCGGTGACGTCGTCGACCGCAGGCGCACCGACGTGTATCCGGCCGCCGAGGTGCCCGGCCCCCGGGACGGCGCCGCCGCCTCGGTGCGCCCGCGCTTCACCGCCGCCAACGACCTGTCCCTGGTGGTCAGGACGGGGCCGGCGGATACCGGTGCCTACGCGGGCCGCAGCCCTGGGTCGCCCGCCTCCGTCACGAAGGACGCCGCCGTCCTGATGGGCGCTCCCGGGGTGGTGACCGACGAGACCGTCTTGAAGTCCGCGCGCGCGGACTGA
- a CDS encoding alkaline phosphatase D family protein, producing the protein MTLAAQQHSPELRAAARHVGRRRFLTVTGAAAALAFTTDLPTEGVAAAAELDGRRIKDDPFTLGVASGDPLPSSVLLWTRLAPAPYQPGGGLPKERVTVHWELAHDARFRRVARRGTTTAHPEFNHTVHVEVDHLEAGRTYYFRFKAGSWVSETGRTRTAPAPGSRPAALTLAAVSCQAYHDGYFTAYKHLAQDDVDVVFHLGDYLYEYAVNATGGARNYTDRTLPAHYNKETQTLEDYRLRYALYKSDPDLRAAHAAHPFVVTWDDHETENNYADDIDENGNPPAEFLLRRAAAYRAYWENLPLRRPQLPKGPDAQLYRRLIWGRLAQFDILDTRQYRSDQAYGDKAHAPGPETDDPKRTITGATQERWLIDGWRRSRALWNVVPQQVTFSQRKLDLTAQAKLSMDAWDGYRASRKRVLAGAKSAGLENLMVLTGDVHVGYAFDIKADFDDPASRTLGTEIVATSIASGKDGADKPANWETYTKANPHLKFYNGRRGYVTVGLGRQSARADFKTVSSVTTPGAPIRTAASFVTEAGDPGLRPA; encoded by the coding sequence ATGACACTCGCAGCCCAGCAGCACTCACCCGAACTCCGGGCCGCCGCCCGCCACGTGGGGCGCCGCCGCTTCCTCACCGTCACGGGCGCCGCCGCCGCGCTCGCCTTCACCACCGACCTGCCCACCGAGGGCGTCGCGGCCGCCGCCGAGCTGGACGGCCGCCGCATCAAGGACGACCCCTTCACCCTCGGCGTCGCCTCCGGAGACCCGCTGCCCTCCTCCGTCCTGCTCTGGACGCGGCTCGCCCCCGCCCCCTACCAGCCGGGCGGCGGCCTGCCCAAGGAGCGCGTCACCGTCCACTGGGAACTCGCCCACGACGCCCGCTTCCGGCGCGTCGCCAGACGCGGCACGACCACCGCGCACCCCGAGTTCAACCACACCGTGCACGTGGAGGTCGACCACCTGGAGGCGGGCCGCACCTACTACTTCCGCTTCAAGGCCGGCAGCTGGGTGAGCGAGACCGGCCGCACCCGCACCGCCCCCGCCCCGGGCAGCCGCCCCGCCGCCCTCACCCTCGCCGCCGTCTCCTGCCAGGCCTACCACGACGGCTACTTCACCGCGTACAAGCACCTGGCGCAGGACGACGTCGACGTCGTCTTCCACCTCGGCGACTACCTCTACGAGTACGCGGTCAACGCCACCGGCGGCGCCCGCAACTACACCGACCGCACGCTGCCCGCCCACTACAACAAGGAGACGCAGACCCTGGAGGACTACCGCCTGCGGTACGCCCTCTACAAATCCGACCCCGACCTGCGTGCCGCCCACGCCGCGCACCCCTTCGTCGTCACCTGGGACGACCACGAGACCGAGAACAACTACGCCGACGACATCGACGAGAACGGCAACCCCCCGGCCGAGTTCCTGCTGCGCCGCGCCGCCGCCTACCGCGCGTACTGGGAGAACCTGCCGCTGCGCCGCCCGCAGCTGCCGAAGGGCCCCGACGCGCAGCTCTACCGGCGCCTGATCTGGGGCCGCCTCGCCCAGTTCGACATCCTCGACACCAGGCAGTACCGCTCCGACCAGGCCTACGGCGACAAGGCCCACGCCCCGGGCCCCGAGACGGACGACCCGAAGCGCACCATCACCGGCGCCACCCAGGAGCGCTGGCTCATCGACGGCTGGCGCCGCTCGCGCGCCCTGTGGAACGTCGTCCCGCAGCAGGTCACCTTCTCCCAGCGCAAGCTCGACCTGACCGCGCAGGCGAAGCTCTCCATGGACGCCTGGGACGGCTACCGCGCCTCCCGCAAGCGGGTCCTCGCGGGCGCGAAGTCGGCGGGCCTGGAGAACCTCATGGTCCTCACCGGCGACGTGCACGTCGGCTACGCCTTCGACATCAAGGCCGACTTCGACGACCCCGCCTCCAGGACCCTCGGCACGGAGATCGTCGCCACGTCCATCGCCAGCGGCAAGGACGGCGCCGACAAGCCGGCCAACTGGGAGACCTACACCAAGGCCAACCCGCACCTGAAGTTCTACAACGGACGGCGCGGCTACGTCACGGTCGGCCTCGGCCGTCAGTCCGCGCGCGCGGACTTCAAGACGGTCTCGTCGGTCACCACCCCGGGAGCGCCCATCAGGACGGCGGCGTCCTTCGTGACGGAGGCGGGCGACCCAGGGCTGCGGCCCGCGTAG
- a CDS encoding SDR family oxidoreductase, with product MEPAAPEDPRIAVVTGAGSGIGRAVALELLASGWSVALAGRRVEALEETASLASARGGATLCVRTDVARPDDVAALFAAVRERFGRLDLLFNNAGTFGPGGVPVEELPYDAWRHVVDTNLNGAFLCAQAAFRQMKEQEPRGGRIINNGSISAHAPRPHSVAYTATKHALTGLTKSLSLDGRPYRIAVGQIDIGNAATDMTARMRSGILQANGELASEPVMDVADVARTVRHMAELPLEANVQFATVLATNMPYVGRG from the coding sequence GTGGAGCCCGCCGCGCCGGAGGATCCGCGGATCGCCGTGGTGACCGGCGCCGGCTCCGGGATCGGCCGTGCCGTGGCCCTCGAACTGCTCGCCTCCGGCTGGTCGGTGGCGCTCGCGGGCCGCCGCGTGGAAGCCCTGGAGGAGACGGCCTCCCTCGCCTCCGCGCGAGGCGGCGCCACCTTGTGCGTACGGACCGACGTGGCGCGGCCGGACGACGTGGCGGCGCTCTTCGCCGCCGTACGCGAGCGCTTCGGGCGCCTGGACCTGCTCTTCAACAACGCCGGTACGTTCGGTCCCGGCGGCGTCCCGGTCGAGGAGCTGCCCTACGACGCCTGGCGCCACGTCGTCGACACCAACCTCAACGGCGCGTTCCTGTGCGCGCAGGCGGCCTTCCGGCAGATGAAGGAGCAGGAGCCGCGGGGCGGACGGATCATCAACAACGGGTCGATCTCGGCTCACGCCCCGCGCCCGCACTCGGTGGCGTACACGGCGACGAAGCACGCGCTGACCGGCCTGACGAAGTCCCTCTCCCTGGACGGGCGCCCGTACCGCATCGCCGTCGGGCAGATCGACATCGGCAACGCCGCGACCGACATGACCGCGCGCATGCGGTCCGGGATCCTCCAGGCCAACGGCGAACTGGCGAGCGAGCCGGTGATGGACGTGGCGGACGTGGCGCGCACCGTGCGGCACATGGCGGAGCTGCCGCTGGAGGCGAACGTCCAGTTCGCGACGGTCCTCGCGACCAACATGCCGTACGTCGGGCGGGGTTGA
- a CDS encoding lamin tail domain-containing protein, with the protein MRIRTMAPAVLAATALSVSLLAASPASAATARHQGGLHLGYIQYDSPGRDTRSNSSLNAEWVNIHNSSRSAIQLKGYKLKDDTGYTYTFGSYKIGAGKTVKVRTGKGTNASGVRYWGRGSYVWNNTSDKARLVKPSGSLQDSCSWTRSDRGTKNCH; encoded by the coding sequence TTGCGCATACGCACCATGGCCCCCGCAGTCCTCGCCGCCACCGCCCTCTCGGTGTCCCTGCTCGCCGCCTCGCCCGCCTCCGCGGCGACCGCGCGCCACCAGGGCGGGCTGCACCTCGGCTACATCCAGTACGACAGCCCGGGCCGCGACACCCGCTCCAACTCCTCGCTGAACGCGGAGTGGGTGAACATCCACAACAGCAGCCGCTCCGCGATCCAGCTCAAGGGCTACAAGCTGAAGGACGACACCGGCTACACCTACACCTTCGGCAGCTACAAGATCGGCGCCGGCAAGACCGTCAAGGTCCGCACCGGCAAGGGCACCAACGCCTCCGGCGTGCGCTACTGGGGCCGCGGCAGCTACGTCTGGAACAACACCTCCGACAAGGCCCGCCTGGTCAAGCCGAGCGGCTCGCTCCAGGACTCCTGCTCCTGGACGCGGAGCGACCGCGGGACCAAGAACTGCCACTGA